In Elephas maximus indicus isolate mEleMax1 chromosome 4, mEleMax1 primary haplotype, whole genome shotgun sequence, a genomic segment contains:
- the WNT1 gene encoding proto-oncogene Wnt-1, with the protein MGCWALLPGWVSATLLLALAALPAALAANSSGRWWGIVNVASSTNLLTDSKNLQLVLEPSLQLLSRKQRRLIRQNPGILHSVSGGLQSAVRECKWQFRNRRWNCPTAPGPHLFGKIVNRGCRETAFIFAITSAGVTHSVARSCSEGSIESCTCDYRRRGPGGPDWHWGGCSDNIDFGRLFGREFVDSGEKGRDLRFLMNLHNNEAGRTTVFSEMRQECKCHGMSGSCTVRTCWMRLPTLRAVGDVLRDRFDGASRVLYGNRGNNRASRAELLRLEPEDPAHKPPSPHDLVYFEKSPNFCTYSGRLGTAGTAGRSCNSSSPALDGCELLCCGRGHRTRTQRVTERCNCTFHWCCHVSCRNCTHTRVLHECL; encoded by the exons ATGGGGTGCTGGGCGCTGCTGCCGGGCTGGGTTTCTGCTACGTTGCTGCTGGCGCTAGCCGCCCTGCCCGCAGCTCTGGCCGCCAACAGCAGTGGTCGATGGTG GGGCATCGTGAACGTGGCTTCCTCCACGAACCTGCTGACCGATTCCAAGAATCTGCAGCTGGTGCTCGAGCCCAGTCTGCAGCTGCTGAGCCGCAAACAGCGGCGGCTGATCCGCCAGAACCCGGGGATCCTGCACAGCGTGAGCGGGGGGCTGCAAAGCGCCGTGCGCGAGTGCAAGTGGCAGTTCCGGAACCGCCGCTGGAACTGCCCTACTGCTCCGGGGCCCCACCTCTTCGGCAAGATCGTCAACCGAG GATGCCGGGAAACAGCGTTTATCTTCGCCATCACCTCGGCTGGTGTTACCCATTCAGTGGCACGCTCCTGCTCTGAGGGCTCCATCGAGTCCTGCACGTGCGACTACCGGCGGCGCGGCCCAGGGGGCCCCGATTGGCACTGGGGAGGCTGCAGCGACAACATCGACTTCGGCCGCCTCTTCGGCAGGGAGTTCGTGGACTCTGGGGAGAAGGGGCGGGACCTGCGCTTCCTCATGAACCTTCACAACAACGAGGCCGGCCGCACG ACCGTGTTCTCCGAGATGCGCCAGGAGTGCAAGTGCCACGGGATGTCTGGCTCGTGCACTGTGCGCACGTGCTGGATGAGGCTGCCCACGCTGCGCGCGGTGGGCGACGTGCTGCGAGACCGCTTCGACGGCGCCTCGCGCGTCCTCTACGGCAACCGCGGCAACAACCGTGCCTCGCGGGCCGAGCTGCTGCGCCTTGAGCCCGAGGATCCAGCGCACAAGCCGCCCTCCCCCCACGACCTCGTCTACTTCGAGAAATCGCCTAACTTCTGCACGTACAGCGGACGCTTGGGCACGGCGGGCACGGCTGGGCGCTCCTGCAACAGCTCGTCGCCCGCACTGGATGGCTGTGAGCTGCTCTGCTGTGGCCGGGGCCACCGCACGCGCACGCAGCGCGTCACCGAACGCTGTAACTGCACCTTCCACTGGTGCTGCCACGTCAGCTGCCGCAACTGCACGCACACGCGCGTACTGCACGAGTGTCTGTGA